One segment of Burkholderiales bacterium DNA contains the following:
- a CDS encoding protease pro-enzyme activation domain-containing protein, giving the protein MANNRHPIHGSERQPVLGSRRIGPADPNERFEVTIAVRPRAWDKLQARITHGAAQRLTRDDFERTHGANETDFDKIIAFAKQNQLTVVERNIARCSVVLSGTVAK; this is encoded by the coding sequence ATGGCGAACAACCGACATCCGATTCATGGAAGCGAACGTCAGCCAGTCTTGGGTTCGCGCCGCATTGGTCCGGCGGATCCCAATGAAAGATTCGAAGTCACCATTGCGGTGCGCCCCCGGGCATGGGATAAATTGCAGGCCCGAATAACTCACGGCGCAGCACAGCGTCTGACTCGTGATGATTTCGAGCGGACGCACGGCGCCAACGAAACCGACTTCGATAAGATTATTGCGTTCGCAAAGCAGAATCAACTCACCGTGGTCGAGCGGAATATCGCCCGCTGCAGCGTGGTCCTGTCGGGCACGGTCGCCAAAT